Part of the Sphingobacterium sp. LZ7M1 genome, AATGTCGGTAATACAACGGAATTTCCTTCCCAATGATATTTCTGGAACCCTCAAGCAACTAGGTTTTGATGGTGTTGTTGCTGTTCAGGCAGACCAATCCCATCAGGAAACAGCGTTTTTGCTGGAGTTATCCCAAGTCTATGCCTTGATCAAGGGTATCGTTGGATGGGTGGATCTCAGGTCTGAAAATGTAGAAGAGCATCTCCAAAGCTTCTCAAAACATCAGGTCATCAAAGGATTCAGGCACATCGTTGAAGGTGAGGATGACCCTGACTTTCTCCATCGGGATGAATCCTTGCGCGGAATTGCCGCATTGACCAAATATAAATACACCTATGATCTTCTGTTGCGCCCAAGGCATTACCAGAGTTCCTTAAAATGCGTGGCAGCTAATCCGGATCAAGCTTTTGTTTTGGACCATATTGCTAAACCACCAATCAAATCCCAGGAATTTACGGAATGGGCTAGCTATATCGAACAATTGGCTTCCTATCCGAATGTTCATTGTAAGATTTCAGGACTAGGCACTGAGGCAGATTGGAAACATTGGAAGTTGGATCACTTTACGGAGTACCTGGACCATGTCATTCAATGCTTTGGTAAGGAAAGATTGATGTTCGGGTCCGATTGGCCGGTATGCCTGTTGGCCGGTAGTTATGAGGACGCGCTCAAGATTGTTGAGCATCGCTTAGGTGATTTTACGGAACAGGAATTGAAAGGTTTCTGGGGAGATAATGCAGTGAAGTTCTACGGTTTAAAATAGTTTATATGAACTTAAATTTAAAAGATAAAGTGGTCTTGGTTACCGGTGGTGCCAAAGGAATTGGAAAGGGAATTGTTGAGCTTTTAGCTGAGGAAGGAGCGGTTCCGGTAATTATTGGAAGAAAGGAAAAAGACAACCTTGCCGTAGAGGAGGAGTTAGCTGCAAAAGGCTTTAGATCTTTCGCGGTGCAGGCTGAACTAACGAATCCAGAAGACTGTAAAAAGGCCGTTGATGCTGTAATAGGTAAGTGGGGCAGGATTGATGGATTGGTAAATAATGCAGGTTTGAATGATGGTGTGAGCCTAGAAGATGGCGATTATGACTCTTTTGTAAAGTCGCTGCACAATAGTTTGGTCCATTATTATCTGATGGCGCACCACTGTCTCCCTGAATTGAAGAAAAGCAAAGGAAGTATATTGAACATTACTTCTAAAACTGCCGAAACTGGACAGGGAGGGACATCCGGTTATGCTGCTTCCAATGGTGGAAGGAATGCTTTGACAAGGGAATGGGCGGTTGAATTGCTTCCATATTCCATTCGTGTCAATGCCATAGTTGTTGCAGAAAGCATGACACCGCAATATGAAAGTTGGATAAAAACCATTGCTAATCCAGAAGAAACATTGAAAAAAATAACGAGCAGGATTCCGCTTGAAAACCGGATGACTACGGTGGAAGAAATTGCCAATATGGCCGTATTCTTACTGTCTGATCGATCAAGCCATACTACTGGGCAGTTAATCCATGTGGATGGGGGCTATGTGCACTTAGATAGAGCATTGATCAATGATTAAGTATAACAAGATATATTTGTAATCAACCTTTAGTAAACTCAATTGAGCTGCTTTCATTAAGCAGCTCTTTTTTTATCCCTTTCCTCCTAAATAAATTGTTACAAACGAAATACTTCATTCAAAATCTTATTCTATCTAAAACAAATCCTGTTTTTGATGTAAAATCCCATTTCTAACCATTGGTTCTTATCAGATTCGGACTTAACATTTTAAGATTTTATTTTGATATTAAACGTTTAAGCATTAACATTGTGTAATTATAAACTGAAAAGTTCCGCATTTGTTTTAATCTAATTGTCTTGAGCAGTCTTCCTTTATGCTTAAGATGCTTAAACGATTAAAGCAATAGCCAAAACCCTTTACTAACCGAAAGATTTGGTAGTTCTTTTCAAAAATAGAATGTGGCTTCCGATTGGACATTTGAATAATCAACTAATAAATAAATCATGAAAATTAAATTGTTATTAGCTTCCTTATTGCTCTGTGGCATGACCTATGCCCAGCAAAAGCAGCCATTTAATGGAATAGATATGAGTTTGGGAAACCTTTCCAAACTTTCCAATGCCAAAACCAGATCAATTAGTCCAGAAAACTTTACCGGTGCCAAGGGGAAAGGAGGAATGGCAGATCCAGCGAAACAGGCTGGTCAAAAGAATGTTGCCAATGCTTCACATGCATCTAGGGAGCTAGGAGTGGGTTGGAAGGTAAATCCCTATATCACGATTGCGCCCGGTGAGACCTTTACCATGGCCGAAATCAATGAATCAGGTGTAATCCAGCACATGTGGATGACTCCAACAGGCAATTGGAACCACACGATTTTCAGGATTTATTGGGACGGCGAGTCAACTCCTTCGGTAGAATCTCCAGTAGGGCCATTCTTTGGGATGGCTTGGCATCGTTTCGCCCCATTGAATTCCTTGGCTATGACCGTTAATCCGGGAAGTGCATTCAATTCCTACTGGAAAATGCCATTTCGGAAAAGTGCCAAGATTACTATGGAGAATATTTCCAGTGAGCCCATGAACCTGTATTACCAGATAGATTATGCTGTTACAGAGGTTCCTGAAGATGAAGGGTATTTCCATGCCCAATACCGTCGATCCAATCCTACTCAAGGCTCCTTGCACACTATAATCGATGGAATCAAAGGGAAAGGACAGTACGTAGGAACATATTTAGGGGTAGGTGTCAACAACATAGGTTGGTGGGGAGAAGGAGAGATTAAGTTCTTTATGGATGGTGATAAGGATTATGCAACGATAGTTGGAACAGGACTGGAGGATTATTTCTGTGGCTCCTACAACTTCGAAAACAAGGCCACAAGGCAATATCAAGAATATTCCACCCCATACGCTGGCTTGCACCAAGTAATTCGTCCTGATGGCGTATATGAGTCCCAGGCGCGCTTCGGAATGTACCGTTGGCATATCATGGATCCAGTGAGGTTTGATGGGGACCTTAAAGTGACCATACAGGATTTAGGATGGCGTTCGGAAGGTAGATACCTACCGCAGAAGTCCGATATGATCTCTGTAGCCTATTGGTATCAATCCGAACCCCATAACAAATTTCCAAATCTACCATCCAAAAACGATCTTGAAGTAAACTAAATTTCTATGAAAAAGACATGGCTACATGCATTTATGGGAGCTTCGGCAGTTTTGCTGGCAAGCTCCTGCCAAGAAACCAAAAAACAAGAATCATCAATCCAGGATACCGTGAGCACCAACTATAATGAAGGGCAATTTGGCTACGACCTGCAATTCCTGCAGAAGTATGATAGCATTTTGATTTTGAGCAACGAAAGTGGACTAGGGCAGATCCTGGTGTCCCCAAAATATCAGGGTAAGGTATTTACCTCAACTGCAGATGGGCCGGACGGTAAAAGTTTTGGCTGGGTAAATTACAAAGCCTTCTCTGCGCCGGTTGATCCCCATATGAATGCCTATGGAGGGGAAGACCGCCTCTGGCTAGGTCCAGAAGGAGGTCCATTTTCCCTATACTTCGAAAAAGGCAGTGAAATGGTCTATGATAACTGGAAAACACCAACTGCCATTGACACGGAAGCTTGGACCCTGCTCTCAGCAACTGGAAATTCAGCAAGCATGGAGAAAACTGCAGAATTGAAAAATTATGCAGGTACCGTGCTCAGCATGAAGCTTAATAGGGATATCAAGATGTTGAGCAATTCACAGATCGAAGCCGATCTAGGCATTCAATTATCCGATCAGGTAAAAACGGTAGGCTTTAGCACCATAAACAGCATCAGCAATACTGGAAAAGAGGCATGGACCAAAGAAACTGGAGCACCTTGTCTTTGGAGCCTGGATATGTTTATGCCGACTGACAGCACTGTTATTCTTATCCCTTTTGAAGAGTCTGCGAAAGGAAAGGTCGCCACGACCGATTATTTTGGAGAAATCGATAAGGATAGAATCAGCTATAAGGCAGGGGTACT contains:
- a CDS encoding amidohydrolase, which gives rise to MRIDTHQHFWLFDPVKDAWITDEMSVIQRNFLPNDISGTLKQLGFDGVVAVQADQSHQETAFLLELSQVYALIKGIVGWVDLRSENVEEHLQSFSKHQVIKGFRHIVEGEDDPDFLHRDESLRGIAALTKYKYTYDLLLRPRHYQSSLKCVAANPDQAFVLDHIAKPPIKSQEFTEWASYIEQLASYPNVHCKISGLGTEADWKHWKLDHFTEYLDHVIQCFGKERLMFGSDWPVCLLAGSYEDALKIVEHRLGDFTEQELKGFWGDNAVKFYGLK
- a CDS encoding SDR family oxidoreductase, which gives rise to MNLNLKDKVVLVTGGAKGIGKGIVELLAEEGAVPVIIGRKEKDNLAVEEELAAKGFRSFAVQAELTNPEDCKKAVDAVIGKWGRIDGLVNNAGLNDGVSLEDGDYDSFVKSLHNSLVHYYLMAHHCLPELKKSKGSILNITSKTAETGQGGTSGYAASNGGRNALTREWAVELLPYSIRVNAIVVAESMTPQYESWIKTIANPEETLKKITSRIPLENRMTTVEEIANMAVFLLSDRSSHTTGQLIHVDGGYVHLDRALIND
- a CDS encoding glycoside hydrolase family 172 protein; this translates as MKIKLLLASLLLCGMTYAQQKQPFNGIDMSLGNLSKLSNAKTRSISPENFTGAKGKGGMADPAKQAGQKNVANASHASRELGVGWKVNPYITIAPGETFTMAEINESGVIQHMWMTPTGNWNHTIFRIYWDGESTPSVESPVGPFFGMAWHRFAPLNSLAMTVNPGSAFNSYWKMPFRKSAKITMENISSEPMNLYYQIDYAVTEVPEDEGYFHAQYRRSNPTQGSLHTIIDGIKGKGQYVGTYLGVGVNNIGWWGEGEIKFFMDGDKDYATIVGTGLEDYFCGSYNFENKATRQYQEYSTPYAGLHQVIRPDGVYESQARFGMYRWHIMDPVRFDGDLKVTIQDLGWRSEGRYLPQKSDMISVAYWYQSEPHNKFPNLPSKNDLEVN
- a CDS encoding DUF6786 family protein, whose product is MKKTWLHAFMGASAVLLASSCQETKKQESSIQDTVSTNYNEGQFGYDLQFLQKYDSILILSNESGLGQILVSPKYQGKVFTSTADGPDGKSFGWVNYKAFSAPVDPHMNAYGGEDRLWLGPEGGPFSLYFEKGSEMVYDNWKTPTAIDTEAWTLLSATGNSASMEKTAELKNYAGTVLSMKLNRDIKMLSNSQIEADLGIQLSDQVKTVGFSTINSISNTGKEAWTKETGAPCLWSLDMFMPTDSTVILIPFEESAKGKVATTDYFGEIDKDRISYKAGVLYFKADGKSRGKLGLSPSRAKNIAGSYDLANGILTVTKFSIDSSKVYLNQEWTTKKDPFLGDAVNAYNDGPLEDGSQMGPFYEIESVSPAAFLKPSEKLGHTHNVYHFVGDKIQIASLLKKFFNITVEDIQSAF